The nucleotide window TTGGATAGTAGACCCTATGCCGCACCTGTCGACGGATGACGGGGATCAAGGGCCTACTGGAAACCAATCGCCCTCACCCCGACCCTCTCCCGCGGGAAAGGGACAGGGTGAGGGCGTGTTGTTCCCCAGTTGAGCGTCGATTCGCGCGGTTACTCCTGCTCGGGCGAGGCCGACTGCTTCTTGCGCTTCTCTTCCTCGTCTTCCCTTGCTTCTTCTTCGAACGGTTCCGGCTCGGCCGCGAGCGGCTCCGCCGAAAGGGTTTCCGCGCTTTCCGCGTCTTCCCAGTCGGCGGAGAGCCGCTCGGGCGAACCGCGCGGCGGGTAGTCGAGCGTGTCCTCGAGCGCGTCGATTCTCTCGGGCGCGAGCCGGGGGAAGGGGAATTGGCCGGACCGGCGCCAGGATTTCACTTCCTGGACGACCTCGCGGCCCAGCTCCTGGTCCAGCCCGCCGTCGCGGCCCATGTAGAGGGTCTGTGAGGGGAAGGCGAAGCTGGAGCCTGACTCGGCGACGATATCGCTGATCCGAAGCAGAACGTCTTCGCGAATGGCGAAGTACTCGTTCCATTCGCGCGTCAGGGCGTAGACCCGGATCTCGATGTCGAGCGAGGAGTCGCCATAGCCCGCGAAACGCACGCGGACCGTGTCGCCGTCGATCTTGGGATGGGCGTGGAACATCTCGCGCATCTTGACCAGGGCGTAGCGGAGCTGATCGGGGTCGGTCTCGTAGCGCAGCCCGATCTTCGAGCCGATCAGCATGCGGTCGCAGCGCGCCCAGTTTATGATCTCCATGTCGGCGAACTTGGCGTTGGGCACCGAGATCAGGGTACGGTCGAGGGCCCGGATCTGGGTCGAGCGCAGTCCGATCGTCTCGACCGTCCCGGTCTGGCCGCCAAAGGAGCAGAAGTCGCCGACGCGCACCGGCTTGTCGAAGTAGAGAATCAGGCCGCCGATCAGATTCTCCAGCGTCGGCCGGACGGCGAGCGCGACCGCGAGGCCGCCGACGCCGAGGCCGGCCAGCAGCGGGACGATGTCCGCGCCCAGCCCCTGCAGGCCGTCGAGCAGGATCCAGACGCCGATCACGGTGCCCAAAAGGCGCGCCAGGATCCGCAGCAGGCTGGCGTCGACGCCGCCTTCGCTGACCCAGGGCGTGGCGATGATCGTCTCGATCACGGCTTTGAGGAGATTCCAGACCGCCCAGGCCAGCATGGCGAAGATCACGATCTGGCCGATCGCCACGACGGTCGCCAGGACGTCGCCCGTGATGTTGAGGCCCTGGTCGATGAAGTCGCCCACCGCCTCCACGATCGCCGCGATGACGAGGGGGACGAGCACCATGCTCCACTCTCTCAGGGGCGGCGGGCGTCTCGCCGCGTATCCCTTGACGAGGCGATAAACCAGAAAGGCCGCCGCGGCCAAGACCGGCAAGCAGAGAAAGAGGGCGAGCCACTGCCAGAGTGTCTGCTCGCCATGGAGGGCCATCATCCAATCCGGCAGGGCGCCGATCCAGGCGCTGAGGGGGTCGGCGCCGGGTATCAGGTATCCCGGCGTCGTGATGTAGAACTCGTAGAACCCGGGGGACAGACCGGGCGAGAGATAGTTGTCCGTGACCCCCTGAAATCCCGTAGGGCGATAGGGCAGGTCGCGAACGTCCGTGTAGTAGTCGCGAATACGGCGAAGCGTATCCGCGCTGAAAAGGAAGCGCCCCTGGTTCTCTCCTTCGACGACCTCCACGATATCGATCTGCGTGTAGGGGAATCGCCAGCGGAGCGGGCCGGGCGTTCGCGCGAAAAACCCGCTTGCGCCCCCGCGCGCCGCAGCGACCATCTGTTCGTTCGGAACGGTATCGATCGGCGGTGGGTGCATGCGGTCGATGATCTCTTTCAGCTTCAGAACGGTTTCGAGGCTGAAATCTTCACGGAGGGCCTCCGGCACCATGCTCAGGTCGAGCGTGTTCGCGGCGCGCTGCAGGAGGCCGCTGGCCCGTGACTCAATCGCCCGCGCTTCCTCACGGGTTATCTCCGGCGGAGTCGCGTTCAGCTTGGCGTGCGCTTCCATAACCAGGGTGTAGGCCCGGTTCACGCTATCCAAGAAGCCTTCAAGCGTGGCTCTCGGGCTCGAGGTGTCGGTCGCCTTAAGGCGGTCCCTCAGTTCACTGTCCCGTGCAACAACGCTCTCGTGCCAATTGCGGAACTCCTCGTAAATGCCGGCTGGCGCTCCCGGCTTCAACGGCAGGTGTCTGGCGTTCCTGTAGAGCCGCGCCACCCGTTCCACGGTGTTGGCAGAGAAGAGAAACTCGCCCGCCCGTACGCCCTCTTCGACCCGGGCGATCGTGATCCTGGTGCCGGGAAGGGTCCACTGTGTGACGGCGCCCTCGGCAACCTCGGCGGTGCCTGGGATCTCCTCGTCGGGCGGTATTGCGACGCGTCCCAGAACCTCAGACAGCAGCAAAACGCGTTGCGTCTGCACCGACCAAGCGTGGCCGTTGGGCGTGGCGCTGAAATCGAGAGCCTCCATCGCGCGCAGCCAAGCCCGGTGGTACAAGGCACCCTGTTCATCCTGGCGCCAGCCCTCGATGACGGTGCTCGCGTCCTGGAGAAAGCTCCGCAGGGTGTCGCGTGGGCTTACCGTATTGGCCGGCCTCAGAGGTTCCGGATCATAAAAGCCGTCTCTGTACTGCGCGGCGGCCGACGACGCGTAGGCGGCCGATCCGAGCAAGAGCAGTCCGAGCAGGACCGGCAAGGCGCGACGCCATGGCGACCGCCGGTTCATGACCCTCCACCCTGAATTTCACCCAAACTCTGCTCCTGCCTCTGTTTCGGATCGGGTCGCGCGGGCGCCGAGCGCCTCGAACCGGCGACGGGGCCGGGCGGCCCTCATGGCGCCTGGGCGGCCTTTTCGACCGAGAAGGCTTCGCCGAACAGGGCCCGGACGCGGCCGCTCCCGTCGAGGCGGAACCGCAGCAGGCCCGTATCGGCCGCCTCTTGCGGGCTGAGTGTGCCGGCGAGCAGGGCAACGACGGTGTCGTAGGAGGTCACCGCCACCGGCGTGCCGTCCCGAGGGGCGTCGGCGTGCACCTGGACGCCGAAGGCTTGTGCGCCGCCGATCTCGGTGACCCGATAGTCCGTCCACAATTGCTGGCCGGCGAGGATCAGGTAGAAATCGGTCATTGCGGCCTCGGGCGCGAGTTCGAGACGGCCGCCCAGGTCCCGCATCGCCCCTGTCGCCCGCGCCAGACCGAACAGTCCGCGCTCGAGCCGGCTGTCCGCCAGCCGCCCCTCGGAACGGGCCCGCGCCGTCGCCGCCGCCACCTCCAGCGACCCCGGATAGGTCGGTTCGAAGAACGACCCCACGCCGGTCTGGTGGAAGGTGCATGCCAGACCCGGCGCCGCGGGAAACGCCAGGAAGATCAGGGCCGCGGCGAGGGTCGGGATCACCTTCGAGGACATGGATTTCACTCGATCGGGCTCTAGGCGGCCGGGCTGTCTTTCTTCGCCGCGTCCAGAGCCGCCTGGAGCTTTTCCTGCTTGTCGTGGGTCAGCGAGGTCTGGAGCACGACGCCGCCGGTGCCTTCGAGCTCTTCCAGCACCTTGTCCGGGGTCACCTTGCGCACCAGCACGAAGAGCGCCGAGCTGCCGTTGTTGAAGCCGCTCGCGATTTCCCGCATGAAGTTATCGTTGATGCCGACGTCGGAGAGCGCCCCGCTGATGGCGCCCGCCGAGGCGCCGGCCGCCATGCCGAGCAGGGGGTTGAGGAAAAGAATCCCGATCAGCGTGCCCCAGAACCCGCCGGAGATGGCGCCCGAGGCGGTCAGGTTGTGGATCTGGTTCAGTTTGACCTTGCCGTTCTCGTCCTTGCTGGCGACGACGGCGTCTTCCAGGTCGATCAGGTACTCCCGCTGCAGCTTGAGCAGCTTCAGGCGCACTTCCTCCGCCTTATGCACATCGTCGTACTCGATAACCACAAGCTCCGCCATGGACCTCTCCCTTCGCGTCTCGCCGCTCCCGCCCCCGTCGGCGCCCAGCTCTACGGACCCTAGAGCAGAACGCGGTCAAATGGAATCGCTGTGGGCGATCCATTCATCGCGTGAAACGGCTCTAGACGAAGGTCACGCGGCCCGCGCGCACGTCGTACATGGCGCCCGCCAGTCCGATGGCGCCGCTGTCCGCCATGTCCCGCAGGATGGCGCTGCGCTCGCGGATCCGCGCCAGGGTCAGGGTCACGTTCTTGCTGGCGACCGCCTGGACGAAGGCTGGGTTCTTGGACGAGCGGTCGGCGTCGAAGCCTTCGACCGCCGCCACCGCCGGCTTGATGTTGGCCAGGGTCTTGGTCAGGTTGCCCAGCACGACGTCGTCGCAGGCGCCCTTGACCGCACCGCACTCGGTGTGGCCGAGCACCACGACCAGCTTGGCCCCGGCAGCCGCGCAGGCGAACTCGAGGCTGCCCAGCAGGTCGTCGTTGATGAAGTTGCCGGCGATCCGCGCGCTGAAGATATCGCCGATGCCCTGGTCGAAGATCAGTTCGTTGGGCGCCCGGGAATCGATGCAGCCGACCACCGCGGCGAAGGGAAACTGGCCTTCGCCGGTCGCCCGGACCTGGGCCAGGTAGTCGCGCTTCAGCATCTGGCCCTTGGCGAAGCGGGCGTTGCCGTCCTTCAGCTTCTGGAGCGCCTTCTGCGGCGTCATGGCCGCCTGGCTCTCCCTGGTCTGGGTCATGGCCTCGTGGTGCCCGGCGCGCGCGGCGCCCAGGCCCAGGCCCGTAGCCGCGCCGGCCGCGAAGAGCGAAACGCCGGCCTGCCTCAGGAAATGCCTGCGGCCGTCATCCTTCGTCGTCATTATGGTCCTTTCCCTTCCCTGGTTGTATCCCGCCGAAGCATAGACACGCTTCGCGATCATACTAGACGCTCCGCGGCCAGTGGGACCATACCGGAGGCGGTCACTGCTCGAGAGAGGCTATAGTGAGAACACAAACCGGAGTGTTTCTAGAACCTCAGGGCGATCCAATCAAAACGATAAGGAGCAAGGGGTATGGCAAAAGCGATTCTGGAGACCGCGCGGAGCTTTTTCGAAGTCTGTGAGAGCGGCAGGGGCTGGGAGGCTTGCAAGCCCTACTGCCGGGAGGACGCGACCTTCTCGGCCCAGGCCGATGCCCTGGCCGATGTGACCACCTTGGAGGCCTACGCCGATTGGATGAAGGGCCTGCTCTCGATCCTGCCGGACGGCCACTACGAGCTGAAGTCTTTCGCGGTGGATGCTGAACGGGATTCGGTCTGCGCCTTCGCTGTGTTCCACGGCACCCACACGGGTGACGGCGGTCCGGTACCGCCGACAGGCAAGAAGGCCGCGGCCGACTACGTGTACAACATGGACTTCGAGGACGGCCGGATCGTCCACATGACGAAAATCTGGAACGACGGCCATACCCTGCGCGACCTGGGCTGGACGTGAACGGCGACAGACGGACTCCGGCTGGGGCCAAGGGTGTTGGTCTCGAGGACCAACTAGGTGGAGACACTCGTGCAGGCCGCGGCCGATAGGTTCCGCGTCCGATCGGCGCCCGGCCGCGGAAGTCGACAAGGTTGAGCCAGGTTCGCCGATGTTGCTCCCGCGACGCCCGCCCGTTAGCTATGCTTACGAAATCCGTTAGTCTTTGTCGCTTTTCGTTATAAGCGGTTACGGATATCTTATTTCCCTGATCTCCAAAATCGGGACTTAACGTGTGTCGGCTCCGGGCAGGCAAATCGACGTAGCGGTCTGGCGTGGCGACGCGAAGGGCGGGCGTTTCCAGTCCTTCTCGGTGCCGCGCTACGACAGTCAGACCGTGCTCGACGTGGTCGCCTGGATCCAGCAGGAGGCCGACCCGAGCCTCAGCTACCGCTTCGCCTGCCGGGTCGGCATGTGCGGCTCCTGCGCCATGACGGTGAACGGCCGGCCGCGCTGGACCTGCCGGACCCACGTCGAGAAGGTGCTCGACGGCGGCCGAATCCAGATCGCCCCCCTGCGCAATCTGCCGGTGATCAAGGACCTCGCGGCCGACATGGACCCCTTCTTCGAGAAGTGGGTGGCGGCCGAGGGGGTGTTCCACCCGACCGCGGGACGCGGCGACGCGGTGCCGGCGATCAGCCCGGAAGCGGCCGAACGCGCCGAGGCCGACGCCGGGATCGAGTGCATCAACTGCGCGATCTGCTACGCCGCCTGCGACACGGTGGCGGGCAACCCGGCGTTCCTGGGCCCGGCCGCGCTGAACCGGGCCTGGACCCTGGTCAACGACGCCAAGGACGGCGCCCGCCAGGAGATCCTCGACGCGGTCGGCGGCCGCGGCGGCTGCCACAACTGTCACTCTATGGGCAGTTGCGCCAACGCCTGCCCCAACGGCCTCAATCCCATGACCGCGATCGCCGGCCTTAAGCGCGCGACGGTGAAGTCCTTCTGGCGCGGAGGGCGCTGAGATGCTCGACCTCCGGCTCTACCTGCTGCAGCGGCTCTCGGCCCTGGTCATGGCGCCGCTCGTCATCGGTCACATCGCGGTCATGATCTACGCCGTCCAGGGCGGGCTGAGCGCGGCCGAGATTCTCGGGCGGACCCAGGGCTCGCTCGGCTGGGCCCTGTTCTACGGCACCTTCGTGCTCGCCGTGTCGGTCCACGGCGCGATCGGGCTCCGGGTGATCGCCCACGAGTGGCTCGGCATCAAGGGTCTGCCCCTCAACGCTCTAGCCTGGACCGTCTTCCTCGGCCTCCTCGTCCTGGGCGCCCGGGCCGTCTGGGCCGTGACCACGGGAGGGGCCCCGTGACCCGATACGTGATCCGGCCGCACCGCCGGCACCCGCTCTGGGCCGCCTTCATTCTGCACCGCGTGTCGGGCCTGCTCCTGGCGCTCTTCCTGCCGCTGCATTTCTGGGTGCTGGCGCTGGCGCTGAACGACCCGGCGGCCCTCGACGGCTTCCTCGCCTGGAGCGAGCGCCCCGCGGTGAAGGCCGCCGAGTTTGGGCTGGTCTTCCTGCTCGCGGCGCACTTCTTCGGCGGGCTGCGGCTGCTGGCTCTGGAGCTGCTGCCCTGGACGGCGCGGCAGAAGACCCTGGCGGCCGGCGCGGTCGGACTCTCGGTGCTGGTGTCCGGCACCTTCCTGCTGCAGGCTGTCTGACCATGGCGACGAAAGGCGACCTGGAGCGGCACGACACCGACATCCTGATCATCGGGACCGGCGGCGCCGGGCTTTTCGGCGCGCTGCACGCCCAGCAGGCCGCGCCCGAGGCCAGGATCACCCTCGCGGTCAAGGGCCTGATCGGCAAGTGCGGCTGTACGCGTATGGTCCAGGGCGGCTACAACGTCGCGCTCGGCCCCGGCGATTCGGTCGAGCGGCATTTCATGGACACCATCATCGGCGGCAAGTGGCTGCCTGACCAGGACATGGCCTGGCGGCTCTGCGAGCAGGCGGTGGTCCGCGTGCGCGAGCTGGAGAACGAGATCGGCTGCTTCTTCGACCGCCACGCCGACGGCAGCCTGCACCACAAGGCCTTCGCCGGGCAGACCGCCGACCGCACGGTGCACAAGGGCGATCTGACCGGCATCGAGATCATCAACCGGCTGATGGAGCAGGTGCTCGCCCGCCCGGTCGAGAAGCTGCAGGAGCATCGGGCGATCGGCCTGGTGCCGACCCGGGACGGCGCCGCCTTGGCCGGCGTGCTCTTCATCGACATGCGTACGGGCCGCTTCCGCCTGGTGCGCGCCAAGGCGGTGCTCATGGCCACGGGCGGCGGGCCGACCATGTACAAGTACCACACGCCCTCGGGCGACAAGGCGATGGACGGGCTCGCCATGGCGCTGCGCGCGGGCCTGCCGCTGCGCGACATGGAGATGGTGCAGTTCCACCCGACCGGGCTTCTGGCCGGCGACCACTCCAAGATGACCGGGACCGTGCTGGAGGAAGGCCTGCGCGGGGCTGGCGGCCACCTGCTCAACGCCGCCGGCGAGCGCTTCCTCTTCGCGTACGACCCCAAGGGCGAGCGCGCGACCCGCGACGTGGTCAGCCGGGCGATCTACGACGAGATGCGCCGCAACAACGATCCGGACCAGGTCGGCGTGTTCATCTCCATGGCGCATCTGGGGCCGGAAAACGTCGCCCGGAAGTTCAAGGGCATGGTCAAGCGCTGCGCCGACTGCGGCTTCGACCTGGCGGGCGGCCGGGTCGAGGTGGTCCCGACCGCCCACTACCTGATGGGCGGCGTCGTGGTCGACCCGGACACCCGCACGGCACTGGAGGGGCTCTACGTCGCCGGCGAGGACTCGGGCGGCGCGCACGGCTCCAACCGCCTGGGCGGCAACGGGGTTGCGAACTCGACCGTCTACGGCGGGATCGCCGGCGAAACCATGGGCGCCGACATCCGGCGCGTCGGCGCCCTGCGCGACCCGGACGAAGAGGTCCTGGCGGCAGAGATCGCGCGGGCGAGCGCGCCTTTCGGCAAGCCGGCGGGCTCGCTCCGGCCGCTGCGCCGCGCCCTGCTGGACGCCATGTGGGACCACGTCGGCGTGGTGCGCTCGGCGGCGGGGCTGGAGCGGGGGCTCGCGCAGATCGCGGGCATCGCGGACGAGCTCGGCGAGACCGGGGTCGCGGACGACAACCGGGCCTTCAACCTGACCTGGCACGACTGGCTGAACTTGGCCTCGCTGGCCGAGACCTCCGCGGTCATCGCCCGGGCGGCCCTGGCGCGGGAGAACTCGCGCGGCGCGCACCACCGCGAGGACTTCCCCGAGGAGGGCGATCTCGAGGCCAGCTACTTCACCGTGGCGCGGCAGGCGGGCGACGCGCTCTCGGTGACCCGCGAGCCGGTCAAGTTCACCATCGTCCGGCCGGGCGAGACCGTTCTGCCCGAGGGCGAGCCGGAAACCCTGGTGGCGGAGCCGCCGCAACGAGAGAGGGAGTCCGCGGCATGATCCCCCTGGACCTGATCCAGTCGACCGCCGAGAGGCTGATGGCGAAGGCGGCGATCGAGATCCCGGAAGACTACCTGGCGGGCCTAAAGCAGGCGGCCCGCGAGGAGGACGGCGATCTCTCCGCCTTCGTGCTCCAGGCCATGCTGGAGAACTACGAGGCCGCCAAGGAGGACCGCCGGGCTATGTGCGGCGATACCGGCTGCCCGCGCTGGTACGTCAAGATGGGCAACGAGGCGCGGATCGAGGGCGGCCCCGTGGCGCTGGAGCAGGCTCTGCGCCGGGCGACGGCGAAGGCGACCAGCGACGTGCCGCTGCGCCCGAACCGGGTGCACCCGCTGTGGCGCACCGACCACGACAACAACGTCGGTATCCAGGCGCCGGAGATCGAGTACGCCTTCGAGCCCGAGGGCGACTGGATCGACCTGATCACGGTGCACAAGGGCGGCCTCTTCGGCACCGACTACCGCATGCTCTTCCCTTCGGACGGGATCGAGGGCATCAAGCGCTTTTATCTCGACAGCCTGGTCGCCTTCGGCAAGCGGGGCCTGGCCTGCCAGCCGGCGATCATCGGCATCGGCCTGGGCGGATCGAAGGACGCCTGCATGGTGCTCGGCAAGCGGGCCGCCTGCCTGCGCGTGGTCGGCGACCGCAACCCGGACCCGAAGATTGCCGAGCTCGAGCTGGCCTTCAAGGAGCTCGGAAACTCCATCGGCATGGGCGCCATGGGCTTCGTCGGCAAGTCCATGGTGGTCGACTGCCACATCGAGGTCGGCTACTGCCACACCGGCGGCATGCAGATGAGCGTGCACGCCTTCTGCCTGTCGTCGCGCCGGGCGGTCGCGCGGCTCTGGTCCGACGGCCGGGTCGAGGAGCGCACCGACCCCGAGTGGTTCACCCCTTACCAGCGGCGCGAGACGGTCGACTGGCCGGCCGTCCCGTTGGCGGCGGAGTAGGCCTCATGCCCGGTCCGAAACGCATCCGACTCAGCACGACCCCCACGCGG belongs to Kiloniellales bacterium and includes:
- a CDS encoding mechanosensitive ion channel, with protein sequence MNRRSPWRRALPVLLGLLLLGSAAYASSAAAQYRDGFYDPEPLRPANTVSPRDTLRSFLQDASTVIEGWRQDEQGALYHRAWLRAMEALDFSATPNGHAWSVQTQRVLLLSEVLGRVAIPPDEEIPGTAEVAEGAVTQWTLPGTRITIARVEEGVRAGEFLFSANTVERVARLYRNARHLPLKPGAPAGIYEEFRNWHESVVARDSELRDRLKATDTSSPRATLEGFLDSVNRAYTLVMEAHAKLNATPPEITREEARAIESRASGLLQRAANTLDLSMVPEALREDFSLETVLKLKEIIDRMHPPPIDTVPNEQMVAAARGGASGFFARTPGPLRWRFPYTQIDIVEVVEGENQGRFLFSADTLRRIRDYYTDVRDLPYRPTGFQGVTDNYLSPGLSPGFYEFYITTPGYLIPGADPLSAWIGALPDWMMALHGEQTLWQWLALFLCLPVLAAAAFLVYRLVKGYAARRPPPLREWSMVLVPLVIAAIVEAVGDFIDQGLNITGDVLATVVAIGQIVIFAMLAWAVWNLLKAVIETIIATPWVSEGGVDASLLRILARLLGTVIGVWILLDGLQGLGADIVPLLAGLGVGGLAVALAVRPTLENLIGGLILYFDKPVRVGDFCSFGGQTGTVETIGLRSTQIRALDRTLISVPNAKFADMEIINWARCDRMLIGSKIGLRYETDPDQLRYALVKMREMFHAHPKIDGDTVRVRFAGYGDSSLDIEIRVYALTREWNEYFAIREDVLLRISDIVAESGSSFAFPSQTLYMGRDGGLDQELGREVVQEVKSWRRSGQFPFPRLAPERIDALEDTLDYPPRGSPERLSADWEDAESAETLSAEPLAAEPEPFEEEAREDEEEKRKKQSASPEQE
- a CDS encoding DUF1269 domain-containing protein — its product is MAELVVIEYDDVHKAEEVRLKLLKLQREYLIDLEDAVVASKDENGKVKLNQIHNLTASGAISGGFWGTLIGILFLNPLLGMAAGASAGAISGALSDVGINDNFMREIASGFNNGSSALFVLVRKVTPDKVLEELEGTGGVVLQTSLTHDKQEKLQAALDAAKKDSPAA
- a CDS encoding carbonic anhydrase family protein; amino-acid sequence: MTTKDDGRRHFLRQAGVSLFAAGAATGLGLGAARAGHHEAMTQTRESQAAMTPQKALQKLKDGNARFAKGQMLKRDYLAQVRATGEGQFPFAAVVGCIDSRAPNELIFDQGIGDIFSARIAGNFINDDLLGSLEFACAAAGAKLVVVLGHTECGAVKGACDDVVLGNLTKTLANIKPAVAAVEGFDADRSSKNPAFVQAVASKNVTLTLARIRERSAILRDMADSGAIGLAGAMYDVRAGRVTFV
- a CDS encoding ester cyclase → MAKAILETARSFFEVCESGRGWEACKPYCREDATFSAQADALADVTTLEAYADWMKGLLSILPDGHYELKSFAVDAERDSVCAFAVFHGTHTGDGGPVPPTGKKAAADYVYNMDFEDGRIVHMTKIWNDGHTLRDLGWT
- a CDS encoding 2Fe-2S iron-sulfur cluster-binding protein; this encodes MSAPGRQIDVAVWRGDAKGGRFQSFSVPRYDSQTVLDVVAWIQQEADPSLSYRFACRVGMCGSCAMTVNGRPRWTCRTHVEKVLDGGRIQIAPLRNLPVIKDLAADMDPFFEKWVAAEGVFHPTAGRGDAVPAISPEAAERAEADAGIECINCAICYAACDTVAGNPAFLGPAALNRAWTLVNDAKDGARQEILDAVGGRGGCHNCHSMGSCANACPNGLNPMTAIAGLKRATVKSFWRGGR
- a CDS encoding succinate dehydrogenase — encoded protein: MLDLRLYLLQRLSALVMAPLVIGHIAVMIYAVQGGLSAAEILGRTQGSLGWALFYGTFVLAVSVHGAIGLRVIAHEWLGIKGLPLNALAWTVFLGLLVLGARAVWAVTTGGAP
- the sdhC gene encoding succinate dehydrogenase, cytochrome b556 subunit, which produces MTRYVIRPHRRHPLWAAFILHRVSGLLLALFLPLHFWVLALALNDPAALDGFLAWSERPAVKAAEFGLVFLLAAHFFGGLRLLALELLPWTARQKTLAAGAVGLSVLVSGTFLLQAV
- a CDS encoding FAD-binding protein, producing the protein MATKGDLERHDTDILIIGTGGAGLFGALHAQQAAPEARITLAVKGLIGKCGCTRMVQGGYNVALGPGDSVERHFMDTIIGGKWLPDQDMAWRLCEQAVVRVRELENEIGCFFDRHADGSLHHKAFAGQTADRTVHKGDLTGIEIINRLMEQVLARPVEKLQEHRAIGLVPTRDGAALAGVLFIDMRTGRFRLVRAKAVLMATGGGPTMYKYHTPSGDKAMDGLAMALRAGLPLRDMEMVQFHPTGLLAGDHSKMTGTVLEEGLRGAGGHLLNAAGERFLFAYDPKGERATRDVVSRAIYDEMRRNNDPDQVGVFISMAHLGPENVARKFKGMVKRCADCGFDLAGGRVEVVPTAHYLMGGVVVDPDTRTALEGLYVAGEDSGGAHGSNRLGGNGVANSTVYGGIAGETMGADIRRVGALRDPDEEVLAAEIARASAPFGKPAGSLRPLRRALLDAMWDHVGVVRSAAGLERGLAQIAGIADELGETGVADDNRAFNLTWHDWLNLASLAETSAVIARAALARENSRGAHHREDFPEEGDLEASYFTVARQAGDALSVTREPVKFTIVRPGETVLPEGEPETLVAEPPQRERESAA
- a CDS encoding fumarate hydratase gives rise to the protein MIPLDLIQSTAERLMAKAAIEIPEDYLAGLKQAAREEDGDLSAFVLQAMLENYEAAKEDRRAMCGDTGCPRWYVKMGNEARIEGGPVALEQALRRATAKATSDVPLRPNRVHPLWRTDHDNNVGIQAPEIEYAFEPEGDWIDLITVHKGGLFGTDYRMLFPSDGIEGIKRFYLDSLVAFGKRGLACQPAIIGIGLGGSKDACMVLGKRAACLRVVGDRNPDPKIAELELAFKELGNSIGMGAMGFVGKSMVVDCHIEVGYCHTGGMQMSVHAFCLSSRRAVARLWSDGRVEERTDPEWFTPYQRRETVDWPAVPLAAE